In a single window of the Bradyrhizobium sp. ORS 285 genome:
- a CDS encoding DEAD/DEAH box helicase, with amino-acid sequence MTAKITPPSVSVQYGQTGASTKANELGMRTMQERAYAKRGEQYLLIKSPPASGKSRALMFIALDKLNNQDVKQAIVVVPERSIGGSFADEPLSKFGFPYDWNVAPQWSLCNAPGADDVRVARSKVAAVREFLASSDKALVCTHATFRFAVEELGIEAFDGRLIAIDEFHHVSASGDNVLGTQLGAFLARDKVQIIAMTGSYFRGDAVPVLAPEDEIKFQTVTYTYYEQLNGYEHLKQLDLGYFFYSGRYTDAVDKVLDPDKKTIVHIPNVNSRESLGDKLRETEEIMHALGTWKGEDVLTGFHLVERPDGRILRIADLVDPARQARTIAALKDPAQKNNRDHVDIIIALGMAKEGFDWIWCEHALTIGYRNSLTEIIQIIGRATRDAPGKPKARFTNLIAEPDAAEDTVVDAVNDTLKAIAASLLMEQVLAPRFNFTPRNTDDGRLDGYDYGEGGYKPGGSNVGFDEATGQFHIEIKGLVEPESAEAARICQEDINEVITAFVQDTRTVERGLFDEDTVPEELTQLKMGDIVRDKYPDLTETDREAIRQRAVAALTLVQQARKAAEGGATTNGPGEIGGGDPVANTAFIDGVRRFVNVRDLDIDMIDRINPFGPAFAILSKTLDPKILKQVQEAIAAKRTTIPAEEARDLAVRAVKFKKERGRLPDITSNDAWEKRLAEGRLAFGKHKASGAYDE; translated from the coding sequence ATGACTGCGAAGATAACACCTCCCTCCGTCTCGGTTCAGTACGGACAGACAGGCGCCTCCACGAAGGCAAACGAACTCGGTATGCGCACTATGCAGGAGCGCGCCTACGCCAAGCGCGGCGAACAATATCTGCTGATCAAGTCACCGCCGGCGTCGGGTAAGTCTCGCGCTTTGATGTTTATCGCGCTGGACAAACTCAACAACCAGGACGTTAAGCAGGCCATCGTCGTCGTACCGGAGCGTTCAATTGGCGGCAGCTTTGCCGATGAGCCACTGAGTAAATTCGGCTTCCCATACGATTGGAACGTCGCGCCGCAGTGGAGCTTGTGCAATGCACCGGGTGCTGACGATGTCCGCGTAGCAAGATCAAAGGTTGCCGCAGTCCGAGAATTCTTGGCATCAAGTGATAAAGCGCTTGTCTGCACGCACGCGACGTTTCGCTTCGCCGTAGAGGAACTCGGTATCGAAGCCTTCGATGGCCGGTTGATCGCGATCGACGAATTCCATCACGTATCGGCCAGCGGCGACAATGTGCTAGGTACGCAGCTCGGCGCTTTCCTGGCGCGCGACAAGGTCCAGATCATCGCGATGACTGGTTCGTATTTTCGTGGTGATGCCGTCCCAGTGCTTGCCCCCGAGGACGAGATCAAGTTTCAGACAGTCACGTACACTTATTACGAACAGCTCAATGGTTACGAGCATCTGAAGCAGCTCGATCTCGGCTATTTCTTTTACTCCGGCCGCTACACCGATGCGGTCGACAAGGTACTCGATCCAGACAAAAAGACCATCGTGCATATCCCGAATGTAAACTCGCGGGAGAGCCTTGGTGATAAGCTCCGTGAGACGGAGGAGATCATGCATGCGCTCGGCACCTGGAAGGGCGAAGACGTCTTGACGGGCTTTCATCTCGTTGAGCGCCCCGATGGGCGCATCTTGCGTATCGCAGACCTCGTTGATCCCGCTCGGCAGGCCAGGACTATCGCTGCATTAAAAGACCCAGCGCAGAAGAACAATCGCGACCACGTCGACATCATTATTGCTCTTGGTATGGCTAAAGAAGGGTTCGATTGGATCTGGTGTGAGCACGCGCTGACCATCGGCTATCGGAACAGTCTAACCGAGATCATCCAAATCATCGGCCGCGCCACACGGGACGCTCCCGGCAAGCCCAAAGCGCGATTTACTAACCTCATCGCAGAACCGGATGCGGCGGAGGATACGGTCGTTGACGCCGTTAACGACACATTGAAGGCTATCGCCGCCAGCTTGCTCATGGAGCAGGTTCTGGCACCACGTTTCAATTTTACGCCGCGCAATACAGACGATGGTCGCCTTGACGGATATGACTACGGCGAAGGTGGCTATAAGCCGGGAGGTAGCAATGTCGGCTTCGATGAAGCGACGGGGCAGTTTCACATTGAGATCAAGGGACTTGTGGAACCCGAGAGCGCGGAAGCGGCCCGCATATGCCAGGAGGATATCAATGAAGTCATCACAGCCTTCGTACAGGATACGCGGACTGTCGAACGCGGTCTGTTCGACGAGGATACAGTTCCCGAGGAACTCACCCAGCTCAAGATGGGAGACATCGTCAGGGACAAGTACCCGGATCTGACCGAGACCGACCGCGAAGCGATCCGGCAGCGCGCAGTTGCCGCGCTTACACTTGTGCAACAAGCCCGGAAGGCGGCGGAAGGCGGGGCGACGACGAATGGTCCTGGAGAAATCGGCGGCGGCGATCCAGTCGCAAACACGGCCTTCATCGATGGTGTTCGACGTTTCGTGAATGTGCGCGACCTCGACATCGATATGATCGATCGGATCAACCCTTTCGGTCCCGCTTTTGCCATTCTGTCTAAAACCTTGGATCCTAAGATATTGAAGCAGGTGCAGGAGGCCATCGCCGCGAAGCGAACGACGATTCCGGCAGAGGAGGCGCGTGACTTGGCGGTGCGAGCGGTGAAGTTCAAGAAGGAGCGTGGAAGGCTGCCTGACATCACGTCTAATGACGCGTGGGAGAAGCGTCTTGCAGAGGGCCGCTTGGCGTTCGGCAAGCACAAGGCTTCAGGTGCTTATGATGAGTGA
- a CDS encoding GIY-YIG nuclease family protein: protein MTIEATVQGVETGTIYVLRSQSSHPYFAHHRDLIHKIGVTGGDVSLRISNAKADPTFLFADVDIVATYKLININRTKLEALLHRFFATARLDVEIPDRFGRKVKPREWFLVPLHIIDEVVARIKDESITSYVYSPNTAALVKL, encoded by the coding sequence ATGACGATTGAGGCGACGGTCCAAGGCGTTGAGACTGGGACAATCTATGTGCTGCGAAGCCAATCCAGTCATCCCTATTTTGCGCATCATCGCGACCTCATTCACAAGATCGGCGTCACGGGTGGCGATGTTTCTCTCCGCATATCTAACGCCAAGGCGGACCCGACATTTCTGTTTGCCGATGTGGACATCGTCGCCACCTATAAGCTCATCAACATCAATCGCACCAAGTTGGAAGCGCTTCTGCATCGGTTCTTCGCTACGGCGCGGCTCGACGTCGAGATACCCGATCGCTTTGGCCGTAAGGTAAAGCCCCGTGAGTGGTTTCTCGTGCCGCTCCATATCATTGACGAAGTTGTTGCTCGCATTAAAGATGAGTCCATTACTTCTTACGTCTACAGTCCAAACACCGCGGCGCTAGTGAAGCTGTAG
- a CDS encoding DNA methyltransferase yields MKATDIEEAITQLAAEPFDAVEFPFRLLEAFGNKETTLKRLRSGTSNASDKDGWVLQRSNIHIAVCAAGAVSETLKTLRLSPATQKAKAKFVLATDGDMLEVEELATGEAKVCKFTDLPKAFGLMLPLAGISAIRQIKDNPIDIRATNKLNKLYVELLKENPDWDGEARRADLNQFMARLIFCFFAESTGIFKGDHLFTKAIEQFTASDSSNTHEVIAELFRAMDTKIENRSRAKVRPFADDFPYVNGGLFTKRNEVPRFSRIARSYLLNAGSLTWREINPDIFGSMIQAVADEDERGELGMHYTSVPNILKVLNPLFLDDLREKLEEAADNRRKLQNLRKRLARIRVFDPACGSGNFLVIAYRQMREIERRIIIRLQGGTGSDEELLDLVSYHGERSAIPLTNFYGIEIKSFAAEIARLALLIAEFQSDVNYIGQKEARDMVLPLHDTGRIKTGNALRENWSEVCPPHKPASAIEEDLGSPIGRLASDAPAEPEGETYVCGNPPYLGGKKQDRDQKADIATVFRGRSDQYKNLDYVCAFFLKSADYLSIATRSALVTTNSICQGTHVPTFWPLIQKANCEIAFCYEPFKWANNAQNNAGVSCTIIGLRKRTAAPKAILSEGIRRLVSNINFYLLDGANVIVEPSSRNLNSLSRMITGNAAYDEGHLFLTPEEAQSVRVNYPELSSKVRRVLGTTELVDGVSRYCLWFADDDIAFATSHPFSGPRVQSVLQYRKDGGEVARTLVARPHQFRYRHEAKKCQILIPQVSSERREYLPVGLLKNDAVITHLGHVIYDPNLVDFSVLSSKLHLAWIATICGKLETRYRYASNLGWNTFPLPPLTTNQKAELTGCAEDILLAREAHFPATIADLYDPEKMPDNLRAAHDKNDETLERIYIGRRFKNDTERLEKLFDMYTKMTARAEGGVKPKRAKRGAA; encoded by the coding sequence ATGAAGGCTACCGACATCGAGGAGGCCATCACCCAACTGGCGGCTGAACCATTCGACGCGGTTGAGTTCCCATTCAGGCTGTTGGAAGCGTTTGGTAACAAGGAGACTACGCTCAAGCGCCTCCGGTCCGGCACGTCTAACGCCTCCGATAAGGATGGCTGGGTGCTCCAGCGCAGCAATATTCACATTGCTGTATGCGCGGCAGGTGCCGTCAGCGAGACCCTGAAAACGCTGAGATTGAGTCCAGCGACTCAAAAAGCGAAGGCCAAGTTCGTACTAGCGACCGATGGCGACATGCTTGAGGTCGAAGAACTCGCGACTGGAGAAGCCAAGGTCTGCAAGTTCACCGATCTGCCCAAGGCTTTTGGCTTGATGCTGCCGCTTGCCGGCATCTCGGCCATCCGGCAAATCAAAGACAACCCTATCGACATCCGGGCGACTAACAAGCTCAACAAGCTCTATGTCGAGTTGCTTAAGGAAAATCCTGATTGGGACGGAGAAGCCAGGCGCGCCGATCTCAACCAATTCATGGCTCGCCTCATCTTCTGCTTCTTTGCCGAGAGCACCGGCATCTTCAAGGGCGACCACCTTTTCACGAAAGCCATCGAGCAGTTTACCGCCAGCGACTCCAGCAACACGCACGAGGTCATTGCCGAGCTGTTCCGGGCGATGGACACCAAGATCGAGAATCGATCCCGGGCCAAGGTCCGCCCCTTCGCCGACGACTTTCCCTATGTCAATGGTGGGCTGTTCACGAAGCGCAATGAGGTGCCAAGGTTCTCGCGCATCGCGCGCTCCTATCTCTTGAATGCCGGATCGCTGACGTGGAGGGAGATCAACCCAGATATTTTCGGCTCGATGATACAGGCCGTCGCGGACGAGGATGAGCGCGGTGAGTTGGGCATGCATTACACAAGCGTGCCGAATATTCTAAAAGTGCTCAACCCTTTGTTCCTTGATGATCTCCGGGAGAAGCTAGAGGAAGCGGCTGACAACAGGCGAAAGCTCCAGAACCTCCGAAAGCGACTCGCTCGCATCCGCGTGTTCGATCCGGCTTGCGGCTCCGGGAACTTCCTCGTCATCGCATACAGACAGATGCGCGAAATCGAGCGTCGTATTATCATTCGCCTACAAGGTGGGACGGGCTCCGACGAAGAGTTGTTGGATCTCGTGAGCTATCATGGAGAGCGCAGCGCCATCCCCCTCACGAACTTCTATGGCATCGAGATAAAGAGTTTTGCCGCCGAAATCGCGCGACTGGCGCTTCTCATCGCAGAATTTCAAAGCGATGTGAATTACATCGGGCAGAAAGAAGCTCGAGACATGGTGTTGCCGCTCCACGACACGGGCCGCATCAAAACGGGCAACGCACTACGAGAGAACTGGTCGGAGGTGTGTCCGCCTCACAAGCCTGCGAGTGCGATTGAGGAGGATCTAGGGAGCCCAATTGGTCGGTTAGCATCGGACGCCCCCGCGGAGCCGGAGGGTGAGACGTATGTTTGCGGCAATCCCCCCTATCTCGGTGGAAAAAAGCAAGACCGGGACCAAAAAGCAGATATAGCCACGGTTTTCCGTGGCCGATCGGACCAATATAAGAATCTCGATTACGTATGCGCGTTCTTCCTGAAATCTGCGGATTATTTGTCCATCGCGACGAGATCGGCGCTTGTCACAACCAACTCTATCTGCCAGGGCACGCATGTGCCGACGTTTTGGCCGCTCATACAAAAAGCTAACTGCGAGATTGCGTTTTGTTACGAACCGTTCAAATGGGCGAATAACGCGCAGAATAATGCAGGCGTGTCGTGCACGATCATTGGACTTCGGAAACGCACCGCTGCTCCTAAGGCCATTCTTTCCGAGGGCATTCGCCGCCTCGTATCAAACATCAATTTCTATCTCCTTGACGGCGCAAATGTCATTGTCGAGCCGAGCAGTCGGAATTTGAATTCTCTCTCCCGCATGATTACGGGGAACGCTGCTTACGACGAGGGACATCTATTTCTGACGCCGGAGGAGGCTCAGTCCGTACGCGTCAACTATCCCGAGCTATCCAGCAAGGTTAGAAGAGTTCTTGGTACTACAGAACTTGTCGATGGCGTAAGCCGATATTGTCTTTGGTTTGCCGACGATGATATCGCCTTTGCCACCTCCCATCCGTTTAGTGGTCCGCGAGTTCAATCTGTTCTGCAATATCGCAAAGACGGGGGTGAAGTTGCGCGAACCTTGGTTGCTCGACCGCATCAATTCCGATATCGCCATGAAGCAAAGAAATGCCAAATTTTAATACCCCAGGTGTCGTCAGAGCGACGTGAATATCTGCCGGTAGGGCTACTTAAAAACGACGCGGTGATCACCCATCTGGGTCACGTGATCTACGATCCGAATTTAGTTGACTTCTCGGTGTTAAGTTCAAAGCTTCATTTAGCGTGGATCGCAACAATTTGTGGAAAGCTAGAGACACGATACCGCTACGCCAGTAATCTCGGCTGGAATACCTTTCCTTTGCCGCCGCTGACCACGAACCAGAAGGCGGAGCTGACGGGCTGCGCTGAAGACATCCTGCTCGCGCGTGAGGCGCATTTCCCCGCCACTATAGCCGATCTCTACGATCCCGAGAAGATGCCCGACAATCTGCGCGCCGCTCATGACAAGAACGACGAGACGCTTGAACGAATATACATCGGCCGCCGCTTCAAGAACGACACCGAACGGCTCGAAAAGCTATTCGATATGTACACGAAGATGACAGCTAGGGCGGAAGGCGGCGTGAAGCCAAAAAGGGCGAAGAGGGGAGCTGCCTAA